In Brassica napus cultivar Da-Ae chromosome C2, Da-Ae, whole genome shotgun sequence, the sequence CACTGTAGTAATCTCATCAGATGGGAGACGTATTTCCAGTGTCATAGTGAGTGGGAGGAGTCCATTCATATTGACCCTGACTCGAGCATCATCAGCAAAGCGATTGGTCACATCTCCCAGCTCCTTTCCAATGGCATTTAGAGTTATATCATCCCAGTAATGTAGTGGTAGGTCATGAACTTTGAGCCAGAAGGAGATGTTTGAAGGGAAGGATTCTGAAATCACTGGTTCCCACCTCTGTAGTAGGAGCATCCACTTCTTATAGTGGTAAGGGCCTTTATTGAGAACAGCTTCGAGGTCTGCTTCTGATTCAAAACGCATCTGGAACTTCTCCGGTCCCAGTTCTCTACCGGTGACTTTTCCTTCTAGGTTCCAAATCTGTGGTAAGAAATCAATAACTGCACGAGGTCGTTGGAGGAGAGGGTTTGTAACCCTACCAATGACTGTAAGCTTGTTTGCAGCTATCAAGTTATCATTGTTACTCGGCGGTATGCGCACCGGAGATCGTTTAGTTTCCTTGGTGCTTGTAGGGACCCATTTCTCCTTTTCATTGCGTAAAAATCTACGAGACATCCTTTCTGATAATGTCAATCTTTGCGAGGTAGTAATCTGTGGTGAGGCCTGGTTGGCACAAGCTGTAGAGACACAGTAGCAGGGTAGAAAGATTAAGAAGCGTTGGAGGTTATTGCAACCCAAGTACAGAGAGCCAAGCTGGATTTAGTTCATCTGAGAGAGACCAAGTGGTGCAGGGACCGACTTGGCTGACCCACCGACGGTGTCGGGGGCTGATCACGGCGACTTAAGAGCAAGTCCGGCGAGGTGGTGGGGAGAATACCTTATGGACCGGCGGTTAAAGGATCAAAACGGCAACAATTTGAAAAGGAACAGGGGTTTGCAGAGGGAGAAACAGAGGAACTGATACGAAAAGGGTAACTAACTGTAGGGTAAAAGGGTTAGGCAATACGAAGGTCAGCGGTTAAAAACCAATCTCGTAATACGTGCCTGGGAGAGAAAAGGAGAGTTATAAGAACcggtatttttctttttttgtaaatctGTCTTCTTATTTCCCCTAAATAATATGTTGCCTCATGTGTTACTTTTTAGCGCCTAGCAAATTTCTCCTCATTTTCCCtacaatttgatttttttcatttttagtttCACTTTATTAACGAAACATTAAAATTGTCATGCTACAAAATTAGATATTagtctgaaaaaataaataaaacaaaataaaagctaACAAGTCCAAAAATTTATTGATGATTCTACATCAGAAAATCTGAATTTCTAAATTCTAAAAACAGTgtgtattaaaattatataactaatggATCtagtttagataaaaaaaaatgatatgttGTAACTAGTATCGTACATTTtcataaaacattttataattgCACAAACAAAAATGTGTgatactaaaaaaaatatcctatacactaaaaaaaatgtgtgatactaaaaaaaatgatatgttGTAACTAGTATCGAACATTTTCTAAATGTGtgatactaaaaaaaaaattagacaacGCAAGACtttttatcaaaacaaatagAGCCTCTGGGTCATATACTCATATTTACACAGTTGCATAACTTTTtgtgtaaacataaaatatcataaaaggAGTGAAAATGTTGGGCCCAAAAGAgagaaaccaaaccaaagacgCCGTTCCATTGTCCATTGTCGCTTCttaaagggaaaacaaaatcatcaaCAAAATGATAACATGGACCAAGAGACATGAGAACCAAAGAAAATCTCCATTATCATAATAAGAAATGTTTTGTAATTAGAATGTATTGTTTCCACTTTTAGAATGCATTCGAACTCTatgaaagaataaataaataacgaGATTTTGAACATATATTAGCATGTCCGTCCCTATTTTTGATTCTATGATAGCATTTTGAGGCAAAATCACTCCAACTCATCTCTATTTTTGCCTTTAAAATAgaaattgctatttttttttttctattaacgTATAGGAAGAaataatatttctctatattttgCTATATATTTGGAgatttctattttagagaaatacattggagcaaAAGACATTTCTATTATAGAAATCttctattttagaggtaaaaataaagaaatatatcGGAGATGATCTTCCaaactaaaagtaaaaaaatcagacaaaataataaaagaatatgTGTATATAAACATAACCAATATACCGAAAAATATTTTGTGGgcaagtaaaaagaaaaagaaagaaacgggGCGAGCAGATCAGCCCACGTGGCCCAATGTTGCGGCGGCGAGAACCCAATGAAGAAGGTCAAGAAGGCGAAACGCGAGAATAGAGGAGGAAACGGGAACGCTGATCAGGAGGAGAAGCAGCGTCACAATCGCGACGGTGGGGCGAGAATTCATGAGGAAACTCTGGAGAAGACCAACGGAATCACAGATTACAGAGTCGTAGCTGCTGTAGAAACGCTTCTCCCAATCCATCCAATGAGAAGGAGGCTCGTAGTTTCGCTCAACCATCTTCATCTCGTGGATGCGTTTCCTTAAGACGATCATGTTCTCGTCCACTAATCTCCCTCCTCCGTAGTAATGGTCCTTCCCGGAAGACGCAGCAGCAGAAACgctcatcgtcttcttcttaAACGTCATCGGAGAAAACACCAATGGATGGAACCGGAGTGGTGAAATTGAAGCTGGCGAATAAATCAGTGTAGCTTCCATTGTTTTGAGATATGATTTGTAAGTTTTAGGTCGTTGTTCGTTGGAGAAGATGATGGACAAGTGGAAAACTATTTATAAGCGAATTATTATTTGGATAAAATAAAGACGAATAGAAGTTGGGGCTGTATGATTATGGATTAACGCGTTGCCACTTGCCAATCACGATTTGGTAATAAATGAGACCCAATTTCCTTCTCTTCCACGTCATTGTCTTTACCACATCTGTTAAGATTCGGTGATTATGGTTTAAACCTTCTTACACGTTTTTTTTACTGTTTATCAATCACCGTCAATCAACCAATGTTACACAAACACCTTTGGATTTACATTTCTTCTAAATATTTAGTCTAATTACGTTACAAGGATCGATATACACATTTGATTTGACCTATGTTTTGTTTGTGAGACAGGGCTACCGAAATAGAGACACTTGAAATTTTAGGCTCAAAATGAAATCACCGATGATATAGTCGTATCAACTTAGTAAGATATGTTAATGATAAACAGAAAGTTGATGAATGTATTATTGACGAGATGTACAATTGGTGCATTGCGAAACTTCTTCTTACGGTACGCTAACTTGTTGGCTTGCTGATTTGGGAAACGCGGTATTTAGAAGATGAAGTGAAATTCAGATGCCTCCATTAATACTGCACATGATGTGACAATGCATATAGTAGTTGCTCTATTCTATATGAATAtgatattcatttttttataacagAATTGACCTCCTATTTGTTTATGTCATTACACCTGAAAAAGCGTACAAGTCGGTGacctttttttaataatgagcttactattatatttttgtaatagttTACTGATAGATTGAACAAATTTATGTGAGATACGAGTGTACTGTGTACATATCAGTATGCTTATGTCTTAAACGTCCAAAACTCACCATCACATACTCGCAGATCACATTACTAAattcataaacaaaattatttacaatgcaACACTTTTTTTTGGCTCAACTTCAACTTTTATTAACCAAATTGTGAATACAAAGTTTTTAACCTCTCGGAGATTTAAACCCCACATGCTAGATCTCGGTGTTGTACAATGCAGCACTTAACAACCAAGTTCTTGTGTGTGTTTGGCTTTTTTAATATAGAACATATTTGATGTAAGCAAAAACAAAAGGTCCAGGCTAATAAGATACGAGGATGTTTGGACCAGACGCCACGTCCCCTCCCGATGGCTATTTGACTTTCTTCAATGGGCGGCtcttatttatttgtattatctCCTTATTTACTTGTTTAATTAGAAAACTGATTCGATTATAAGTATAATCTAATAGTCTAATATGAAGTTTGGTTGAATCTGAATCTTCAGACGTCGATCCTGACGTCAATTTTGCAGTTTTCAGGGAATGTTCAATGTTCCCAACATATATACACACAATTTCTTTGAAATTCACAGCAAGAGACTTTTCTTCAGCTAgatctttaataaattatgaTATTAAGTCAAAActtgttatttgtttttatttctgaATAACAACAAGAGACGACACAAGTGGCTACGTCAAAGAGTTGACAAGTCTCAGGAAACTAAGATGAGTTCTTACATTGGGTTTAAGGCATAGAGATGAAAGGAGcactctttttttatttaaatctgAAAGCCTTTAAGAGCAACTCAACTCCATTTCATCTCTCACTTGCTACCTGCTGGAGAATGGAGATGAATTCATAATCATGACAAAGCTGAATTTATTAACTACCAAAAATTATCATAAATGTGTGTATGTATGTATTGATTTTTCTTTCACCTTTTAGTTAAacatgttgtttttagttcttTATTGTTTAGGCCATGAAAATGGCCCAACAAAAAGGCTTATTATTAGTACAATTTTACAAACCTTCAAGGACAAAGGGACGGATTTCCCCAAACTCATCCGATGATGTTGAACTTTGATCGTCAAGTGGCTGCTTCAGTTCATCTTCAGTCTCCTCCGTTTGATCAACAACCTCTGCTTCATCCAGAGCTGGCTCCAGCTGCACTCCTGGATTCTCGGTATCTCCGTTGTCAAGAAGAAGCTCAAGCTTTTGATACTTTGGCTTGTTCTTCTCCAGGAGAAGGTACGTAGTGCAATACCAGAACATCAGAATCCGCATTTGAGCTGCTATGGTCTCCCTTATCCTGCTTCCTTTAAACGATAGTCGTTCTAACGCCTGCAAAACACGCCACCAAACCTTTAACCTCCGATGACTTTAAAGACATGGACAATGGGGTTTGTTAGACTTTTTATTACCTGCTCTCCTGTTTGGACGTCAAATGTATTCTGATGATCAAACTCGAGGCCGGTAAATTCGTTTATGCAGAGTCCCTGGAAGGCCCTGAACAAATACGATTGGATGTTAAGAGAGTAAAGATATATATCTAGACAAAAGATATTCATAGGGTGATGGAATTCACCATCTGATCAATGAAGCACGAGGAATCCAACGAAAGATGATTGGGGTGTTGTCTGCATTGACATAGTAACCTCCAAATACAATGA encodes:
- the BNAC02G33890D gene encoding uncharacterized protein BNAC02G33890D, whose amino-acid sequence is MEATLIYSPASISPLRFHPLVFSPMTFKKKTMSVSAAASSGKDHYYGGGRLVDENMIVLRKRIHEMKMVERNYEPPSHWMDWEKRFYSSYDSVICDSVGLLQSFLMNSRPTVAIVTLLLLLISVPVSSSILAFRLLDLLHWVLAAATLGHVG